The following proteins are encoded in a genomic region of Pseudoxanthomonas suwonensis 11-1:
- a CDS encoding class I SAM-dependent rRNA methyltransferase: MNTPYPTVQLKNAWRSSHPWVFQKIVQKPATRLRPGEIVDAFDIDGQFIGRGFYNGHSRIALRLLETDPELAMDAAWFERRIGAAVSLRRDVLKLDEVSNAWRVVHAEGDGLSGLVVDRYDDLLVVEFFSAGMWRHREWIYDALRVHFPGARIYSFAEEHVQKQESFDYRPVYTGGGSPEPAVITEHGIRFRADPAGAHKTGFFADQRENREWFSRQVAGKRVLDLCCNTGGFAVYAAARGAAEVTGIDIDEDVIEIAKGNARLNNVRPKFVQADIFPWLREAAVRGEQYDAVVLDPAKMTRDRDQVITALKKYLDMNKLALGVVKPGGLLATFSCTGLVAEDQFLDMLRRAAFYAGRTVQVLKVAGAGPDHPFLANVPESRYLKAVFCRVLD; the protein is encoded by the coding sequence ATGAATACCCCCTACCCCACCGTCCAGCTGAAGAACGCCTGGCGTTCCAGCCACCCCTGGGTCTTCCAGAAGATCGTGCAGAAGCCGGCCACGCGCCTGCGCCCCGGCGAGATCGTGGATGCCTTCGACATCGATGGCCAGTTCATCGGCCGTGGCTTCTACAACGGCCACTCGCGCATCGCCCTGCGCCTGCTGGAGACCGATCCGGAACTGGCCATGGACGCGGCCTGGTTCGAGCGCCGCATCGGCGCGGCCGTGTCCCTGCGCCGCGACGTGCTGAAGCTGGACGAGGTCTCCAACGCCTGGCGCGTGGTCCATGCCGAGGGTGACGGCCTGTCCGGCCTGGTGGTGGACCGCTACGACGACCTGCTGGTGGTGGAGTTCTTCAGCGCCGGCATGTGGCGCCACCGCGAGTGGATCTACGACGCCCTGCGCGTGCACTTCCCCGGTGCGCGGATCTACAGCTTCGCCGAGGAGCACGTGCAGAAGCAGGAGAGCTTCGACTACCGCCCGGTGTACACCGGCGGCGGCAGCCCCGAGCCGGCGGTGATCACCGAGCACGGGATCCGCTTCCGCGCCGACCCGGCCGGTGCGCACAAGACCGGCTTCTTCGCCGACCAGCGCGAGAACCGCGAGTGGTTCTCGCGCCAGGTGGCGGGCAAGCGCGTGCTGGACCTGTGCTGCAACACCGGCGGCTTCGCCGTGTACGCCGCCGCCCGCGGCGCGGCCGAGGTCACCGGCATCGACATCGACGAGGACGTGATCGAGATCGCCAAGGGCAATGCACGCCTGAACAACGTGCGCCCGAAGTTCGTCCAGGCCGACATCTTCCCGTGGCTGCGCGAGGCCGCCGTCCGTGGCGAGCAGTACGACGCCGTGGTGCTGGACCCGGCCAAGATGACCCGCGACCGCGACCAGGTCATCACCGCGCTGAAGAAGTACCTGGACATGAACAAGCTGGCCCTGGGCGTGGTCAAGCCCGGCGGCCTGCTGGCCACCTTCTCCTGCACCGGCCTGGTGGCCGAGGACCAGTTCCTGGACATGCTGCGCCGGGCCGCGTTCTACGCCGGCCGCACCGTGCAGGTGCTCAAGGTCGCCGGTGCCGGCCCGGACCACCCGTTCCTGGCCAACGTGCCCGAGTCGCGCTACCTGAAGGCCGTGTTCTGCCGCGTGCTGGACTGA
- a CDS encoding NADP-dependent isocitrate dehydrogenase, translating to MSNTPKIIYTLTDEAPFLATQSLLPIVQAFAGTAGIQVETRDISLAGRILAQFPDYLGDDQKIGDHLAELGELATRPEANIIKLPNISASVPQLKAAIRELQSQGYPLPDYPDAPKDEKEKDIQARYDRVKGSAVNPVLREGNSDRRAPASVKNYARKHPHRMGAWSKDSKSHVAHMDAGDFYGSEQSATIANAGSLKIELAQADGKTVVLKEKVAVKAGEIVDASTMSCNALAAFVAAQVEDARAQDVLFSLHLKATMMKVSDPIMFGVVVSEFYKDALAKHADALASVGFSPENGIGDLYARIASLPEAQQAAIKADVEAVYAKGPAVAMVNSDKGITNLHVPSDVIVDASMPAMIRDSGRMWNAEGKLQDTKAVIPDRCYAGVYQAVIEDCKANGAFDPTTMGSVPNVGLMAQKAEEYGSHDKTFRIPADGVVRVTDQDGKLVFEHKVEAGDIWRMCQAKDAPIQDWVKLAVNRARLSSTPAVFWLDSNRAHDREVIAKVEKYLKDHDTSGLDIRVLAPVEATKFSLERIRQGKDTISVTGNVLRDYLTDLFPILELGTSAKMLSIVPLMAGGGLFETGAGGSAPKHVQQFVEENYLRWDSLGEFLALAASLEHLAEQTGNARAAVLAKALDQANGLILDNNRSPARKVGELDNRGSHFYLALYWAQALAAQEEDEALQAKFAPLAKALAENEATIVAELNGAQGKPVDIGGYYHPDLAKAGAAMRPSPTFNASLAVLAA from the coding sequence ATGTCGAACACGCCGAAGATCATCTACACCCTGACCGACGAAGCGCCGTTCCTGGCCACCCAGTCGCTGCTGCCCATCGTCCAGGCCTTCGCCGGCACCGCCGGCATCCAGGTCGAGACCCGGGACATCTCGCTGGCCGGCCGCATCCTGGCGCAGTTCCCGGACTACCTGGGCGATGACCAGAAGATCGGCGACCACTTGGCCGAGCTGGGCGAGCTGGCGACCCGTCCGGAAGCCAACATCATCAAGCTGCCGAACATCTCCGCCTCGGTGCCGCAGCTGAAGGCCGCGATCAGGGAGCTGCAGTCGCAGGGCTACCCGCTGCCGGACTACCCGGACGCGCCCAAGGACGAGAAGGAGAAGGACATCCAGGCCCGCTACGACCGGGTCAAGGGTTCGGCGGTGAACCCGGTGCTGCGCGAGGGCAATTCCGACCGCCGCGCGCCGGCCTCGGTCAAGAACTACGCCCGCAAGCACCCGCACCGCATGGGCGCGTGGAGCAAGGATTCGAAGTCGCACGTGGCGCACATGGACGCGGGCGATTTCTACGGCAGCGAGCAGTCGGCGACGATCGCCAACGCCGGCAGCCTGAAGATCGAGCTGGCGCAGGCCGACGGCAAGACCGTGGTGCTGAAGGAGAAGGTGGCGGTCAAGGCCGGCGAGATCGTCGACGCCTCGACCATGAGCTGCAATGCGCTGGCCGCCTTCGTCGCCGCGCAGGTCGAGGACGCGCGTGCGCAGGACGTGCTGTTCTCGCTGCACCTGAAGGCGACCATGATGAAGGTCTCCGACCCGATCATGTTCGGCGTGGTGGTCTCGGAGTTCTACAAGGACGCCCTTGCCAAACACGCCGACGCGCTGGCCTCGGTCGGCTTCTCGCCGGAGAACGGCATCGGCGACCTGTACGCGCGCATCGCCTCGCTGCCGGAAGCGCAGCAGGCCGCGATCAAGGCCGACGTCGAGGCCGTGTACGCCAAGGGCCCAGCCGTGGCCATGGTCAACTCGGACAAGGGCATCACCAACCTGCACGTGCCCAGCGACGTGATCGTCGACGCCTCGATGCCGGCGATGATCCGCGACTCCGGCCGCATGTGGAACGCCGAGGGCAAGCTGCAGGACACCAAGGCGGTGATCCCGGACCGCTGCTACGCCGGCGTGTACCAGGCGGTGATCGAGGACTGCAAGGCCAACGGCGCGTTCGACCCGACCACCATGGGCTCGGTGCCGAACGTGGGCCTGATGGCGCAGAAGGCCGAGGAATACGGCAGCCACGACAAGACCTTCCGCATCCCGGCCGACGGCGTCGTGCGCGTCACCGACCAGGACGGCAAGCTGGTGTTCGAGCACAAGGTCGAGGCCGGCGACATCTGGCGCATGTGCCAGGCCAAGGACGCGCCGATCCAGGACTGGGTCAAGCTGGCCGTCAACCGCGCCCGCCTCAGCAGCACCCCGGCGGTGTTCTGGCTGGACTCCAACCGCGCCCACGACCGCGAGGTCATCGCCAAGGTCGAGAAGTACCTGAAGGACCACGACACCAGCGGCCTGGACATCCGCGTGCTCGCCCCGGTGGAAGCGACGAAGTTCTCGCTGGAGCGCATCCGCCAGGGCAAGGACACCATCTCGGTGACCGGCAATGTCCTGCGCGACTACCTGACCGACCTGTTCCCGATCCTGGAGCTGGGCACCAGCGCCAAGATGCTGTCGATCGTGCCGCTGATGGCCGGTGGCGGCCTGTTCGAGACCGGCGCCGGCGGCAGCGCGCCCAAGCACGTGCAGCAGTTCGTCGAGGAGAACTACCTGCGCTGGGATTCGCTGGGCGAGTTCCTGGCCCTGGCCGCCTCGCTGGAGCACCTGGCCGAGCAGACCGGCAATGCCCGCGCCGCGGTGCTGGCCAAGGCGCTGGACCAGGCCAACGGCCTGATCCTGGACAACAACCGTTCGCCGGCGCGCAAGGTCGGCGAGCTGGACAACCGCGGCAGCCACTTCTACCTGGCCCTGTACTGGGCGCAGGCGCTGGCCGCGCAGGAGGAGGACGAGGCGCTGCAGGCGAAGTTCGCGCCGCTGGCCAAGGCCCTGGCCGAGAACGAGGCGACGATCGTCGCCGAGCTCAACGGCGCCCAGGGCAAGCCGGTCGACATCGGTGGCTATTACCACCCCGACCTGGCCAAGGCCGGCGCCGCCATGCGTCCGTCGCCGACCTTCAACGCCAGCCTCGCGGTACTCGCGGCCTGA
- a CDS encoding LysR substrate-binding domain-containing protein encodes MARIPLDQVEAFVTAARLGNLTRAAAQMHLTVSALSHRMRQLEEGMGQRLLARGPRGVELTVEGRRLYDAVATPLDDIAQALRRASTCGQRSMTISLIPSMATAWLVPRLPSFLSAHPDLAVSLQSSTHVVDFEREPVDLAIRLGAGSWPGVHTELLFDEWLAPVASPALLRRNARIPATQRLARLPLLGDPSDRWDDWFAATGGEPPRRYAAHFDDTETLHQAAAEGLGVALARLTLAEPLLRAGRLATLGRRRMPAGFGHYLVYPGRSRSHPSFATVRAWLLEQAAARPRPGRPG; translated from the coding sequence ATGGCACGCATCCCGCTGGACCAGGTGGAGGCCTTCGTCACCGCCGCACGGCTGGGAAACCTGACCCGCGCCGCGGCGCAGATGCACCTCACCGTCAGCGCGCTGAGCCACCGCATGCGCCAGCTGGAGGAGGGGATGGGCCAGCGCCTGCTCGCACGTGGCCCGCGCGGGGTGGAGCTGACGGTGGAAGGGCGGCGCCTGTACGACGCGGTGGCCACGCCGCTGGACGACATCGCCCAGGCCTTGCGTCGCGCCAGCACCTGCGGCCAGCGCAGCATGACCATCAGCCTGATCCCGTCCATGGCCACCGCCTGGCTGGTGCCGCGGCTGCCGTCGTTCCTGTCGGCGCATCCGGACCTGGCGGTGAGCCTGCAGTCGAGCACCCATGTGGTCGACTTCGAGCGCGAGCCGGTGGACCTGGCCATCCGCCTGGGTGCCGGCAGCTGGCCGGGCGTGCACACGGAGCTGCTGTTCGACGAATGGCTGGCGCCGGTCGCCAGCCCCGCGCTGCTCCGGCGCAATGCGCGGATCCCGGCCACGCAGCGGCTCGCCCGCCTGCCCCTGCTTGGCGACCCGTCCGACCGCTGGGATGACTGGTTCGCCGCCACCGGTGGCGAACCGCCGCGCCGGTACGCCGCGCACTTCGACGACACCGAGACCCTGCACCAGGCCGCGGCCGAGGGGCTGGGCGTGGCCCTGGCGCGCCTGACCCTGGCCGAGCCGCTGCTGCGTGCCGGCCGCCTGGCCACGCTGGGACGCAGGCGCATGCCGGCCGGTTTCGGCCATTACCTGGTGTACCCCGGGCGCAGCCGGTCGCATCCATCCTTCGCCACCGTGCGGGCCTGGCTGCTGGAGCAGGCGGCGGCCCGGCCACGCCCCGGACGGCCCGGCTAA
- the aceK gene encoding bifunctional isocitrate dehydrogenase kinase/phosphatase has protein sequence MIQPEAISKVVRDAFDDYHARFAAISRRAKKRFEQRDWTGARADAAERLDLYDLCIDECRRRLVALMGLHAHDRALWRQVRDAFAASIDGAIDTELYKTFFNTLARRFFRTRGLDADIEFVALDIEPTDAITRPVARHSYAVSPIRPVDAFVRMLGDYRFDVPYAHLARCAAAIAVRLQDDLAHWGEHPVRAIELLDTVFYRERRAYLVGRVFGEHRFSPCVVALVNGDNGIRAEAVLTRRGDVAQLFGVSRSYFQADLPTVGDAVVFLRTLLPHKPVDELYTVLGRAKQGKTERYRSFFRHFHANPAERLVPAEGTPGMVMAVFTLPGQPLVFKVIRDRFAWPKKTTPEEVQAQYERVFRLDRVGRLLDAQPFRYLRFPAGRFDPALLAELRESCAASVVEEGDDVVLKLCYVQRRLRPLDLYVREQGAEARREAVLDYGQAIVDLARNDIFPGDMLLKNFGVSRHRRVVFYDYDEIRSVSELEFREWPQATTYEEQVAAEPWFHVGPQDVFPERFGQFMGLPAPLLAALKATHPGLFQPQWWRGLQAQLREGQLPDTPPYPDALRLA, from the coding sequence ATGATCCAGCCCGAAGCCATCTCCAAGGTCGTACGCGACGCGTTCGACGACTATCACGCCCGTTTCGCCGCCATCAGCCGGCGCGCGAAGAAACGCTTCGAGCAGCGCGACTGGACCGGCGCCCGCGCCGACGCGGCCGAACGCCTGGACCTGTACGACCTGTGCATCGACGAATGCCGGCGGCGGCTGGTGGCCCTGATGGGCCTGCACGCCCACGACCGCGCCCTGTGGCGGCAGGTGCGCGATGCCTTCGCCGCCTCGATCGACGGCGCGATCGACACCGAGCTGTACAAGACCTTCTTCAACACCTTGGCGCGGCGCTTCTTCCGCACCCGCGGCCTGGACGCGGACATCGAGTTCGTGGCGCTGGACATCGAGCCCACCGATGCCATCACCCGGCCGGTGGCGCGGCACAGCTACGCGGTCTCGCCCATCCGCCCGGTGGACGCCTTCGTGCGCATGCTTGGCGATTACCGCTTCGACGTGCCCTACGCCCACCTGGCGCGCTGCGCCGCGGCCATCGCCGTGCGCCTGCAGGACGACCTGGCCCACTGGGGCGAGCATCCGGTGCGCGCGATCGAGCTGCTGGACACGGTGTTCTACCGCGAGCGCCGCGCCTACCTGGTCGGCCGCGTGTTCGGCGAGCACCGCTTCTCGCCCTGCGTGGTGGCCCTGGTCAACGGCGACAACGGCATCCGTGCCGAGGCGGTGCTGACCCGGCGCGGCGACGTGGCCCAGCTGTTCGGCGTGTCGCGCAGCTATTTCCAGGCCGACCTGCCGACGGTCGGCGACGCGGTGGTGTTCCTGCGCACCCTGCTGCCGCACAAGCCGGTGGACGAGCTGTACACGGTGCTGGGCCGCGCCAAGCAGGGCAAGACCGAGCGCTACCGCAGCTTCTTCCGCCATTTCCACGCCAATCCGGCCGAGCGCCTGGTGCCGGCGGAGGGCACGCCCGGCATGGTCATGGCGGTGTTCACCCTGCCCGGCCAGCCGCTGGTGTTCAAGGTGATCCGCGACCGCTTCGCCTGGCCGAAGAAGACCACGCCGGAGGAGGTGCAGGCGCAGTACGAACGCGTGTTCCGCCTGGACCGGGTGGGCCGCCTGCTCGACGCGCAGCCGTTCCGGTACCTGCGCTTCCCGGCCGGACGCTTCGATCCGGCGCTGCTGGCGGAGCTGCGCGAGAGCTGCGCCGCCAGCGTGGTCGAGGAAGGCGACGACGTGGTGCTCAAGCTCTGCTACGTGCAGCGCCGGCTGCGTCCGCTGGATCTCTACGTGCGCGAGCAGGGCGCCGAGGCGCGGCGCGAGGCGGTATTGGACTACGGCCAGGCCATTGTCGACCTGGCCCGCAACGACATCTTCCCCGGCGACATGCTGCTGAAGAACTTCGGCGTCTCGCGCCATCGGCGGGTGGTGTTCTACGACTACGACGAGATCCGCTCGGTGTCCGAGCTGGAGTTCCGCGAATGGCCGCAGGCCACGACCTACGAGGAGCAGGTCGCCGCCGAGCCCTGGTTCCACGTCGGCCCGCAGGACGTGTTTCCGGAACGCTTCGGCCAGTTCATGGGCCTGCCCGCGCCGCTGCTGGCCGCGCTGAAAGCCACCCACCCCGGCCTGTTCCAGCCGCAGTGGTGGCGCGGCCTGCAGGCGCAGCTGCGCGAGGGGCAGTTGCCGGATACGCCGCCGTACCCCGACGCGTTACGCCTGGCGTAA
- a CDS encoding class I SAM-dependent methyltransferase, which produces MIRMSRSAACAVAIALALGVPAAQATKPADAATLPAPDAALQAAINGSWRAEGNVARDPWRHPGQTLAFFGIRPDMTVVEITPGGGWYSEILAPYLAAKGRYVAAVVDPQAVAEGRGREYQQRARDNLEKKFAGAPGQYGKAEVVAYDPEAPVFGPAGSADLVLTFRNVHNWRGAGQAEGYFKGFFDVLKPGGVLGVVEHRAAADVPADDKSGYVGQAQVIAMAEAAGFVLDGSSEVNANPRDTKDHPNGVWMLAPTNNHPEAEAEKYKAIGESDRMTLRFVKK; this is translated from the coding sequence ATGATCCGCATGTCCCGTTCCGCCGCCTGTGCCGTGGCCATCGCCCTGGCCCTGGGCGTTCCCGCCGCGCAGGCCACCAAGCCTGCCGATGCCGCCACCCTGCCCGCGCCGGACGCGGCGTTGCAGGCGGCGATCAATGGCAGCTGGCGCGCCGAGGGCAATGTCGCCCGCGATCCCTGGCGCCATCCCGGCCAGACCCTGGCCTTCTTCGGCATCCGCCCGGACATGACCGTGGTCGAGATCACCCCGGGCGGCGGCTGGTACAGCGAGATCCTGGCGCCCTACCTGGCGGCGAAGGGGCGGTACGTGGCCGCGGTGGTCGACCCGCAGGCGGTTGCCGAGGGACGCGGCCGCGAATACCAGCAGCGCGCGCGGGACAACCTGGAGAAGAAGTTTGCCGGGGCGCCCGGGCAGTACGGCAAGGCCGAGGTGGTCGCCTACGATCCCGAAGCGCCGGTCTTCGGTCCGGCCGGTTCAGCCGACCTGGTGCTGACTTTCCGCAACGTGCACAACTGGCGCGGTGCCGGCCAGGCCGAGGGTTACTTCAAGGGCTTCTTCGACGTGCTCAAGCCCGGTGGCGTGCTGGGCGTCGTCGAGCACCGCGCCGCCGCCGACGTGCCGGCCGACGACAAGAGCGGTTACGTGGGCCAGGCCCAGGTGATCGCCATGGCCGAGGCCGCCGGCTTCGTGCTCGACGGCAGCAGCGAGGTCAACGCCAATCCGCGCGACACCAAGGACCACCCGAACGGGGTGTGGATGCTGGCGCCGACCAACAACCATCCCGAAGCCGAGGCGGAAAAGTACAAGGCCATCGGCGAAAGCGACCGCATGACCCTGCGCTTCGTGAAGAAGTGA
- a CDS encoding putative quinol monooxygenase, with product MHRRGFLTLLAAGLAATPLLPALGAGGDTSMHGLVGKLRAQPGQRAALAAILLESTTAMPGCLAYVVAEDVEDEDALWITEVWDNAQSHQASLQLPAVRDAITRARPLIAGFDSHVSTRPLGGVGLSD from the coding sequence ATGCATCGCCGCGGTTTCCTGACCCTGCTGGCGGCCGGCCTGGCCGCCACGCCGCTGTTGCCGGCGCTGGGCGCCGGTGGAGACACATCCATGCACGGACTTGTCGGAAAGCTGCGGGCACAGCCCGGGCAGCGCGCGGCGCTGGCCGCGATCCTGCTGGAATCCACCACCGCCATGCCCGGCTGCCTGGCCTACGTGGTGGCCGAGGACGTCGAGGACGAGGATGCGCTGTGGATCACCGAGGTCTGGGACAATGCGCAGAGCCACCAGGCCTCGCTGCAGCTGCCCGCCGTGCGCGACGCGATCACCCGCGCGCGGCCGCTGATCGCCGGCTTCGATTCGCATGTTTCCACCCGGCCGCTCGGTGGCGTCGGCCTTTCAGACTGA
- a CDS encoding pseudouridine synthase → MLIAFNKPYGVLCQFTDRSQPPRPTLAGFGLPKDVYAAGRLDHDSEGLLLLTDDGGLAHRLTDPLHKQPKTYWVQVEGDPREEQLQALRDGVVLNDGPTRPAKVRRLDPVPALWPRDPPVRFRKTVPDSWLEVVIIEGRNRQVRRMTAAAGLPTLRLVRVAMGPHRLHDRDGTPLAPGEWREVGR, encoded by the coding sequence ATGCTGATCGCGTTCAACAAGCCCTACGGGGTGCTGTGCCAGTTCACCGACCGCAGCCAGCCGCCGCGCCCGACCCTGGCCGGCTTCGGCCTGCCGAAGGACGTGTACGCCGCCGGGCGCCTGGATCACGACAGCGAGGGCCTGCTGCTGCTCACCGACGACGGCGGCCTGGCCCATCGCCTGACCGATCCGCTGCACAAGCAGCCCAAGACCTACTGGGTGCAGGTGGAAGGCGATCCGCGCGAGGAACAGCTGCAGGCGCTACGCGATGGCGTAGTGCTCAACGACGGCCCGACCCGCCCGGCGAAGGTGCGACGGCTCGATCCCGTGCCCGCCCTGTGGCCGCGCGACCCGCCGGTGCGCTTCCGCAAGACCGTGCCGGACAGCTGGCTGGAGGTGGTGATCATCGAAGGCCGCAACCGCCAGGTCCGGCGCATGACCGCCGCCGCCGGCCTGCCCACGCTGCGCCTGGTACGCGTGGCCATGGGCCCGCACCGCCTGCACGACCGCGACGGCACGCCTCTGGCACCGGGGGAGTGGAGGGAAGTGGGCCGTTGA
- the hrpB gene encoding ATP-dependent helicase HrpB yields MDFPITPLLPAIRDSLATHPRLVLEAPPGAGKTTQVPLALLDAPWLEGRRILMLEPRRVAARSAAGFMARQLGEEVGGIVGYRIRFESRVSARTRIEVVTEGILTRMIQDDPLLEGVGALLFDEFHERHLSADLGLALALDVQAQLREDLRLVVMSATLDGERLARFLDAPRLSSEGRSHPVEVSHFPARRDESLEAQARRAVEQALAQHPGDVLVFLPGQREIARVGAALEAVSLPGAVEVLALHGELPVEQQSKVLQPAPDGRRRVVLATNVAESSVTLPGVRVVIDSGLAREPRFDPVSGFSRLDAVPISQASADQRAGRAGRVAPGVAWRLWPQSQRLEAQRRPEIAQVELAGLALELAAWGSDGLRFVDPPPPGALASARELLQRLGALDGAAITAIGRRMLELGTHPRLAAMLLAAKDDRARTLAADLAALLEARDPLRSRSDALAERWRALAAFRGGRMPADASRSALAAIDAAARQWRRRLRCESTPPAEIEAHELGDLLGHAFPDRIAARHPADPLRYQLANGRMARLFGDSAVRGEPWLVATELRFEPRGDALLLRAAPVDEARLRADFPDRFVEEEGAVWDAQRRALVARRESRFDRIVLDSRPAGRVDPAQAAQALTNAVRELGLEALPWTEGLRQWQARVTCLRSWMPGLDLADVSDEALLAGVDEWLRPAFAGKTRLDALSEQELGEALKSPLDWNLRQQVDRLAPVRITVPSGMDRPIGYSLEPDGSPRPPVLAVKLQELFGLADTPRIADGRVPLLLHLLSPGGKPLQVTGDLRSFWDNTYPEVRKEMKGRYPKHPWPDDPWSATATHRAKPRGT; encoded by the coding sequence ATGGATTTCCCGATCACTCCGCTGCTGCCCGCGATCCGGGACAGCCTTGCCACGCATCCGCGCCTGGTGCTCGAGGCGCCTCCGGGCGCCGGCAAGACGACCCAGGTGCCGCTGGCCCTGCTCGATGCGCCGTGGCTGGAAGGCCGGCGCATCCTGATGCTGGAGCCACGCCGGGTGGCCGCGCGCAGTGCCGCGGGGTTCATGGCGCGGCAGCTGGGCGAGGAGGTCGGCGGCATCGTCGGCTACCGCATTCGCTTCGAGAGCAGGGTCTCGGCGCGCACCCGGATCGAGGTCGTCACCGAAGGCATCCTCACCCGGATGATCCAGGATGACCCGCTGCTGGAAGGCGTTGGCGCCCTGCTGTTCGACGAGTTCCACGAGCGCCACCTGTCGGCCGACCTCGGCCTGGCCCTGGCCCTGGACGTGCAGGCGCAGCTGCGCGAGGACCTGCGCCTGGTGGTGATGTCGGCCACCCTGGATGGCGAGCGCTTGGCGCGCTTCCTCGATGCGCCGCGGCTGTCCAGCGAGGGCCGTTCCCATCCGGTCGAGGTGAGCCATTTCCCCGCGCGCCGCGACGAATCGCTGGAAGCGCAGGCGCGGCGTGCGGTCGAACAGGCGCTGGCCCAGCATCCCGGCGACGTGCTGGTGTTCCTGCCCGGCCAGCGAGAGATCGCGCGGGTCGGCGCGGCGCTGGAGGCCGTTTCGCTGCCCGGCGCGGTCGAGGTCCTGGCCCTGCATGGCGAACTGCCGGTGGAGCAGCAGTCGAAGGTGCTGCAGCCGGCGCCCGACGGCCGCCGCCGGGTGGTGCTGGCGACCAACGTGGCCGAGTCCTCGGTGACCCTGCCCGGGGTGCGGGTGGTGATCGACTCCGGCCTGGCGCGCGAGCCGCGCTTCGATCCGGTCAGCGGCTTCTCGCGGCTGGACGCGGTGCCGATCTCGCAGGCCTCGGCCGACCAGCGCGCCGGCCGCGCCGGGCGCGTCGCCCCTGGCGTGGCCTGGCGGCTGTGGCCGCAGTCGCAGCGGCTGGAAGCCCAGCGCCGGCCGGAGATCGCCCAGGTCGAGCTGGCCGGCCTGGCCCTGGAGCTGGCGGCCTGGGGCAGCGATGGCCTGCGCTTCGTCGATCCGCCGCCGCCTGGCGCGCTGGCCTCGGCGCGCGAGCTGCTGCAGCGGCTTGGCGCGCTGGATGGTGCGGCGATCACCGCCATTGGGCGCAGGATGCTGGAACTTGGCACCCATCCGCGGCTGGCGGCGATGCTGCTGGCGGCCAAGGACGACCGCGCCCGGACCCTGGCCGCCGACCTCGCCGCCCTGCTCGAGGCCCGCGACCCGCTGCGCAGCCGCAGCGATGCCCTGGCCGAACGCTGGCGCGCGCTGGCCGCCTTCCGTGGCGGGCGGATGCCGGCCGACGCCAGCCGCTCTGCCTTGGCCGCGATCGATGCCGCCGCCCGCCAGTGGCGCCGGCGCCTGCGCTGCGAGTCCACGCCGCCGGCGGAGATCGAGGCCCACGAGCTGGGCGACCTGCTGGGCCATGCCTTCCCCGACCGCATTGCCGCCCGGCACCCGGCCGATCCGCTGCGCTACCAGCTGGCGAATGGCCGCATGGCGCGGCTGTTCGGCGACAGCGCGGTGCGCGGCGAGCCCTGGCTGGTCGCCACCGAACTGCGCTTCGAGCCGCGTGGCGATGCCCTGCTGTTGCGTGCCGCGCCGGTGGACGAGGCGCGCCTGCGCGCCGACTTCCCCGACCGCTTCGTCGAGGAGGAAGGCGCGGTCTGGGATGCCCAGCGCCGCGCCCTGGTCGCCCGCCGCGAATCGCGCTTCGACCGTATCGTGCTGGACAGCCGCCCGGCCGGGCGGGTCGATCCGGCCCAGGCCGCACAGGCCCTCACCAATGCCGTGCGCGAGCTGGGCCTGGAGGCGCTGCCGTGGACCGAAGGGCTGCGCCAGTGGCAGGCGCGTGTCACCTGCCTGCGCAGCTGGATGCCCGGACTGGACCTTGCGGATGTCAGCGACGAGGCCCTGCTGGCCGGCGTGGACGAATGGTTGCGCCCGGCCTTCGCCGGCAAGACCCGCCTGGACGCGCTGTCCGAGCAGGAACTGGGCGAGGCGCTGAAGTCGCCGCTGGACTGGAACCTTCGCCAGCAGGTGGACCGCCTGGCACCGGTGCGCATCACCGTGCCCTCGGGCATGGACCGGCCGATCGGGTACTCGCTGGAACCGGACGGCAGCCCACGCCCGCCGGTGCTGGCGGTGAAGCTGCAGGAGCTGTTCGGGCTGGCCGACACCCCGCGCATCGCCGACGGCCGCGTGCCCCTGCTGCTGCACCTGCTCTCCCCCGGCGGCAAGCCGCTGCAGGTCACCGGCGACCTGCGCAGTTTCTGGGACAACACCTATCCGGAGGTGCGCAAGGAGATGAAGGGGCGGTATCCCAAGCACCCGTGGCCCGACGACCCATGGTCGGCTACGGCTACGCATCGGGCCAAGCCGCGGGGGACGTGA